GAGATGTGCTGCCACCCCTGGTTGGCCTGGGAACCAGGCTGGAAGTTCATTGAGATGCAGAGCTTCCTGGACAGCCTTCGCAGAGCTCCTTTAACCTCCtggttcctcaggctgtagatcaGTGGGTTTACCATAGGGGTAACTACCGTGTAAAAGATGGCGACCTGGCGATCCTGGTCCAAGTCATAGCTGGAGGAGGGCCGGAGGTACATGCGGATCACAGAGCCGTACAGGAGTAGCACAACCAGGATGTGGGAGCTACAGGTGGACAGAGCTTTGCGCAAGGCAGCAACTGAGTGCATACGGGCTATGGCAACACCAATGCGAGCGTAGGAACCCAAAATGAAGAAGAAGGGGCTGACCACCACAGCTACCCCCTCTGTGAATATTAGCATTTCATTGACCACTGGTCGGGTGCAGGAGAGCTTCAGCAGTGGTGTGATGTCACAGAAGAAGTGGGTGACCTTGTTGCCACAGAAGGTTAACTGGGTGACCAATACACTGTAAAGGAGGCTATTGAGGCTGACAACTACCCATGAGGTCAAGGTTATGCGTAGACAGAAGCGGTTGCTGATGATGGCAGAGTATCTTAAGGGGTCACAGATGGCaacatagcggtcataggccatggcaGCCAACAAGTGGCCTTCCATGCTGCCcacagccatgaaaaagaacagCTGGAGCATGCAGTGGTTAAAGGAGATGGTTTTATTCACAGACAGTGTGTGGACCAGCATCTGGGGAACAGTGATGGTTGTGAGAAATATGTCAATAAAGGAGAGCTGGCTGAGCAGGAAATACATGGGAGTCTGAAGCTTGGGGTCTGAGAGGGCAACAATTACTAACAGGGCATTGCCCAGAACTGCCACCAGGTACATGACAAGGACAATCCCAAAAATAACTGGCTGCATCTCTGGCCAGCTGGACAGTCCCAGTAAGACAAAGTCAGTTACTTCTGTCCTGTTTCTAATGGCCATGAGACACAATCCACATACCTGCAAAAATCAAGTGTTAAAATCAAACGTGAAATTTACTCTGGGATAACTCTCaggaaacatcttttcatacatgGATATCACTAGTTTCAAAggaatttttcccctttaatttatTACCCTTGCCATTATCTTTTTACCCACCCACTCACTCGCTCACCCACCCACTCCTTAGTTTATTCcatgttcatttattcatcactGAGAATCTTTCAATTTGATAGATACTAAGGACAGTAGGATAAATCATACATGGTCCCTGCTTTTATGAAATTTACTGTATAAGAATGAAGGCATCGCTTTACGCAAAATTTCCTTGGTACTTGATATGGGCTGAAGAGCATACTAAATACCAcacatttgatcctcacaacaatcccatGTGGTAGAAATTAAGTATTTTCAGTCCCAtattacagaagaggaaactaaagcacagagactCCTCTGTTGAAGGTCTTATAGGATCTGAGCAACAAAACCTGGACTTAACCCTGTATAATTCTGTTGGACTTAAGCACCACCACACTTGGCTGGTTGTCACAACtgtagagaaggaaggggaagaggtcAAGGCTCCAGCCAGATGTCTGAGTCTCTACACCTTTGATGGGCGCACTGGAGTGAAGATCTGGTCCTAACTTTGTATGTCCAGAAGCTACTGCTCTTTTGGTAGGGGTGTTCTTATTCCATTAAGTCAACTGATCTTACCTGGGTTTGGAGTGATTTAATATAATCACAGATTTTATTagtgattaatttttaatgaataacaAAATCTTACAGTAGCTAGAATTTTCATGTCTCTTCGCTCAAATTTTCCCTTTAGGTAGATCTATGTGGTACACCAAAGAAGTAATCTTTTGAGGCTGCTATATGAATAAGGAAATTTCAATGAAATACTGTATTTCTTTatgaatgtgaaaaaataattttaaaataatagagtaTAAGAGAACATACAATAAAAAGCAGAGATCTCTTACTCTAAGGTTGCCCACCTTCAGGTTTATTTAGTCTTAACTCTTCTGGTGgcacatatctttttttattaaggattttattcatttatttttagagagacgggaagggagtcggagagggagagaaacatcgttgtgtaagacaaacatcaatcagatgcctctccagcaccccttactgggaacctggccaacaaccaggcatgtgccctgactgggaatcgaaccagaggcCTTTCAGTCTgtagactggtgctcaatccactgagccacaccagccagagttggTGGCTCATATCTTTATACCTGTAAATAATATACTATTTGCTTATACATCTATATAAAAATTTTGTCAGTTTAAGATATTTTTCAGCTCTCAAGtatgaaagataaaattttatcttgtttacattatccccattttttctcatttccacaTTTTTTGATTGTTTTAGTTCtctagttttttgctttttaattttttatttactaatttcagagagacagaggaagggggagggagtgagggagggagagatttgTTGGTCCACTTATTTAGGTATTCAATGGTTGATCCTCATATGTGATCTGACTAGGGATCGACAACACTAACCAACTTAGCTATCTGGTCAGGGCTGCTTTTCAGCTTTTAAATAGTATACTTAAATCCGTATTTCTTATTCCATCAACTTCAGACTACCTCTACATCCTCCCAGACTTTGGAAAGCTATACCTTGATTTGTTTATTGTGAAGATTGAAAAATTATAAGTTATGAGCTGTAACTATAGGTACCTCTTTCAGGTAAACGCTAAGAATCCATAGACAACATTTATATTACCAtaactatgtaaatatttttcactgcCAGGCCAAGTGACGTGCCatggtttcatttattctttGATGAGTCCAGTGTTTCACCCAACTAAAGGAGAGCATCCCTAACACtgagataaagaataaaaaccattttAAGGACATCGCTTTTGGTGCTTTCTTACTCTAAAGATCACACATAAAGCAGGAGCTTAGAAGATAAAACTTACCtttggtctttattttttcctgtatccTTTTCTGTATCAGTGGGCATAGCTCAGACTACATGCTCTATTCCTATTACTGATCCTATTACTCATTCAAGGCAGTGGCCACATAGACATCTATATTGAGGTAAAGATGAaggtgaaaaagaagaagagatgaggagaaagggagatGGAATAAGTCCCTtcatggggagagagaggaagtggtcTCCGAGGGGGGAAAAGTAGCAAAGAGTGTGGGTTTATCCATTATGAGGATAAGAATGTAATAACATAGAGTCTATTTTCTTCCAAGTACAgcaaaatgttacttttttaacTAATTATATACAATAAGAGTAATAAGCAGTGGCAGTGTTCTTACTGGCTGACTTCATCAAGACTCACCTCCTGATCTTTCCTACTTTCCAATGTCTCAACAGTACTCCCATCAGGGCCGAGCTCTGTGGATCCTGCTCAGACAGCTTTGAGGGGTGAAGGATGCTGATGCCAGAGAAGAGGAGTAATCTGGTAGCAGAGATATGAAGAGACACACATACAGATTTGGGCACCTTAAAAGAGTAACCTAAACCGCAatctgagaaacaaaaacaaaaggaagaatccCTGGAGTGAGACCAAAAAGCGTCTCAGGCTTCCCAGTCTCATCTGAAGGGACATCTAGAGAGttctggagaagggagggagatagtgTCAAGCCCTACTCCTGCTTCTCCTTGTCCTTTTTTGATGAAAGCACAAAGGGACAAATGAGTCTTCACTGTTTTATCAGTAACTAAATCTTAGGAATATGCACTCTTGAGTGTCTTCTTGATCTAAATTCTATTTCTAGTCTGTACCCACTGCTGATGAATCACAAATATTGGATCTGAGATATAcaaatcagaatttctttttctctgtctcaagCATATATCTTCC
This sequence is a window from Phyllostomus discolor isolate MPI-MPIP mPhyDis1 chromosome 3, mPhyDis1.pri.v3, whole genome shotgun sequence. Protein-coding genes within it:
- the LOC114512326 gene encoding olfactory receptor 1361-like, coding for MAIRNRTEVTDFVLLGLSSWPEMQPVIFGIVLVMYLVAVLGNALLVIVALSDPKLQTPMYFLLSQLSFIDIFLTTITVPQMLVHTLSVNKTISFNHCMLQLFFFMAVGSMEGHLLAAMAYDRYVAICDPLRYSAIISNRFCLRITLTSWVVVSLNSLLYSVLVTQLTFCGNKVTHFFCDITPLLKLSCTRPVVNEMLIFTEGVAVVVSPFFFILGSYARIGVAIARMHSVAALRKALSTCSSHILVVLLLYGSVIRMYLRPSSSYDLDQDRQVAIFYTVVTPMVNPLIYSLRNQEVKGALRRLSRKLCISMNFQPGSQANQGWQHIS